From the Drosophila suzukii chromosome 2 unlocalized genomic scaffold, CBGP_Dsuzu_IsoJpt1.0 scf_2c, whole genome shotgun sequence genome, one window contains:
- the LOC139354297 gene encoding cylicin-1-like yields the protein MRKALSEYYSETDNDPQLVDIWADLEATYHDKAGHSITLTNAEGDNLVASLSVDNLQKEANRRESSQDRKITALISRPSQLDYARIAKQVREWSFRFDGAEKPFEFLEQVEWSANTYGLELDMIPRGMPELLKGRALKWQRKQGFSESFKDYMIDMQTMVRTLNYSTKETLRIIKSKDLPKGIQSVGPGHADDISRRYKDTSKDAHRMLRKESKDTSKDAQRILRKESKDASKDAHRMLRKKSKDTSKDAQRILRKESKDTSKDAQRILRKESKNVSKDAHRMLRKESKDTSKDAQRILRKESKDTSKDA from the exons atgagaaaagcattatccgagtattactcagaaacggataatgacccacaactcgttgacatctgggccgatttGGAAGCcacataccacgacaaagccggccacagcatcacgttaacaaacgccgaaggggacaacttagtggcaagcctgagcgttgacaatctacaaaaggaggcaaacaggagagaatcaagccaagacaggaaaatAACAGCGCTAATCTCGAGACCTAGTCAGTTAGACTATGCAAggatcgctaaacaggtccgcgaatggtcgttcaggttcgacggagcggaaaaaccgttcgagttcctggaacaggtggaatggtccgccaacacatacggcttggagtTAGACATGATTCCCCGAGGGATGCCTGAATTGCTGAAAGGAAGGGCCCTGAAGTG gcaacggaagcagggcttcagcgagtcgttcaaagactacatgatcgacatgcagacgatggtaaGGACACTTAATTATTCCACTAAAGAGACTCTAAGGATCATcaagtctaaggatcttcctaagggcatacaaagtgtcggacctggacacgctgatgatattagcagacga tacaaggatacctccaaggatgcccacaGGAtgctacgaaaggagtccaaggatacctccaaggatgcccaaaggatactacgaaaggagtccaaggatgcctccaaggatgcccacaGGATGCTACGAAagaagtccaaggatacctccaaggatgcccaaaggatactacgaaaagagtcaaaggatacctccaaggatgcccaaaggatactacgaaaggagtccaagaatgtctccaaggatgcccacaGGAtgctacgaaaggagtccaaggatacctccaaggatgcccaaaggatactacgaaaagagtcAAAGGATACATCCAAAGATGCCTAA